In the genome of Mycobacterium kansasii ATCC 12478, one region contains:
- a CDS encoding HAD hydrolase-like protein, with translation MIFDLDGTLTDSAHGIVASFRHALAHIGAAVPEGDLAAWIVGPPMDDTFRAMELGDRVDDAIAAFRAEYGARGWAMNTVFDGIAPLLGDLRAAGVRLAVATCKLEPTARRILAHFGLEQHFEVIAGASGDGSRSNKTEVLGHALAQLRPLPERVLMVGDRNHDVEGAAAHGIDTVVVGWGYGQDDFGHDTDATLVRHARTIDELREALGV, from the coding sequence GTGATCTTCGATCTCGACGGGACCCTGACCGATTCGGCTCACGGGATCGTGGCGAGCTTCCGCCATGCGCTCGCCCACATCGGCGCCGCCGTCCCCGAGGGCGACCTGGCCGCCTGGATCGTCGGCCCGCCGATGGACGACACCTTTCGCGCGATGGAGCTCGGCGACCGTGTCGACGACGCGATCGCGGCTTTCCGGGCCGAATACGGCGCCCGCGGCTGGGCGATGAACACCGTGTTCGACGGGATAGCGCCGCTGCTGGGCGATCTGCGCGCCGCGGGCGTCCGGCTGGCGGTGGCCACCTGCAAGCTCGAGCCAACGGCGCGGCGCATTCTGGCGCACTTCGGGTTGGAGCAACATTTCGAGGTCATCGCCGGAGCCAGTGGCGACGGCTCCCGGAGTAACAAGACCGAGGTGCTGGGCCACGCGCTCGCCCAGCTGCGGCCGCTGCCCGAGCGGGTCCTCATGGTCGGCGACCGCAACCATGACGTCGAGGGCGCGGCAGCGCACGGCATCGACACCGTGGTGGTCGGTTGGGGCTACGGACAGGACGATTTCGGCCACGACACCGACGCCACCCTCGTCAGGCACGCCCGCACCATCGACGAGCTGCGGGAGGCGTTGGGTGTCTGA
- a CDS encoding low molecular weight protein-tyrosine-phosphatase codes for MSDPPTLHVTFVCTGNICRSPMAEKMFAHQLRERGLGDAVRVSSAGTGDWHIGNGVDERARRVLRAHGYPTEHRAAQVDAGHLAADLVIALGRNHARLLRQLGVEDARLRMLRSFDPRSSAHALDVDDPYYGGHDEFEQVFAVIEAALPGLHDWVDERLAQNGSP; via the coding sequence GTGTCTGATCCGCCAACCTTGCACGTCACCTTCGTGTGCACCGGCAACATCTGCCGTTCGCCGATGGCCGAGAAGATGTTCGCCCACCAACTCAGGGAGCGCGGGTTGGGAGATGCCGTGCGGGTGAGCAGTGCCGGCACCGGCGACTGGCATATCGGCAACGGGGTCGACGAGCGGGCCCGGCGGGTGCTGCGCGCCCACGGCTACCCCACCGAGCACCGCGCCGCGCAGGTCGATGCCGGGCATCTGGCGGCAGACCTGGTAATTGCCTTGGGCCGCAACCACGCTCGGCTGCTGCGCCAGCTCGGTGTCGAGGATGCGAGACTGCGCATGCTGCGCTCGTTCGACCCCCGGTCGAGTGCCCACGCCCTCGACGTCGACGATCCCTATTACGGCGGGCACGACGAATTCGAGCAAGTCTTCGCCGTCATCGAGGCCGCGCTGCCCGGCCTGCATGACTGGGTGGACGAGCGGCTGGCGCAGAACGGATCCCCCTGA
- a CDS encoding SURF1 family protein, translating to MPSLAFLLRPGWIALALVVIAFTYLCFTVLAPWQLGKNTKTSRENRQIDYSLHTPPVPLQTLLPQQDSSAPGAQWRRVTATGHYLPDAQVLARLRVVDGEQAFEVLAPFAVDDGPTVLVDRGYVRPEPGSHVPPIPRPPEQTVTITARLRDSEPTAVGKEPFTRDGFPQVYSISTAQVSTLTGVPLAGSYLQLIEDQPGGLGPIGIPHLDAGPFLSYGIQWITFGILAPIGLGYFAYAELRARRRERREPPPADEPMTVEQKLADRYGRRR from the coding sequence ATTCCCAGCCTGGCGTTCCTGCTGCGGCCGGGATGGATAGCGCTGGCCCTGGTGGTGATCGCGTTCACCTACCTGTGTTTCACGGTGTTGGCCCCGTGGCAGCTGGGAAAGAACACCAAGACCTCCCGGGAGAACCGCCAGATCGACTACTCCCTGCACACACCCCCGGTGCCATTGCAAACCCTTTTGCCGCAACAGGATTCATCGGCCCCGGGTGCGCAGTGGCGCAGGGTGACGGCGACCGGGCACTACCTGCCGGACGCGCAGGTGTTGGCTCGGCTGCGGGTGGTCGACGGCGAGCAGGCGTTCGAGGTGCTGGCGCCATTCGCCGTCGACGACGGGCCGACCGTACTGGTCGACCGTGGTTACGTGCGGCCCGAGCCCGGCTCACACGTGCCGCCGATCCCCCGCCCGCCGGAGCAGACCGTGACCATCACGGCGCGACTGCGCGATTCCGAACCGACGGCTGTGGGCAAGGAGCCGTTCACCAGAGACGGTTTCCCGCAGGTGTATTCGATCAGCACTGCACAGGTTTCGACGTTGACCGGGGTTCCGCTGGCCGGGTCCTATCTGCAGTTGATCGAGGACCAGCCCGGCGGACTGGGCCCCATCGGGATACCGCATCTGGATGCCGGACCGTTTCTGTCCTACGGCATCCAGTGGATTACCTTCGGCATCCTGGCGCCGATCGGACTGGGCTATTTCGCCTACGCCGAGCTGCGGGCGCGCCGCCGCGAACGACGCGAGCCGCCGCCGGCGGACGAGCCGATGACGGTCGAGCAGAAGCTTGCCGACCGCTACGGCCGCCGGCGATAG
- a CDS encoding cobalamin biosynthesis protein, translating into MVASKRQARIAGVLVGYLADLALGDPKRGHPVAVFGQLAAKLEQTSYRDSKLAGMTHVGALVGAVGLLGAVLQRGPGRVRSVAATATATWVSLGGMSLARTGRAMAELLECGDLEAARRLLPSLCGRDPGGLDLPGLTRAALESVAENTSDAEVAPLLWATIGGAPAVLIYRAVNTLDSMVGYRSPRYLRFGWAAARLDDVANYAGARATAMLVVLCAPLAGGSPLGALRAWRRDAAHHPSPNAGVVEAAFAGALGVRLGGPTRYPDGLQIRPTLGDGRQPTVADLRRAVLLSRAVQAGAAVGVGLMLYRRRP; encoded by the coding sequence GTGGTTGCGTCGAAGCGGCAGGCCCGGATCGCCGGCGTCCTGGTGGGCTACCTGGCCGACCTCGCCCTGGGCGACCCGAAGCGGGGTCATCCGGTCGCAGTGTTCGGGCAGCTGGCCGCAAAGCTGGAGCAGACCAGCTATCGCGACAGCAAGCTCGCCGGGATGACGCACGTCGGGGCGTTGGTCGGTGCCGTGGGCCTGCTGGGCGCGGTGCTGCAGCGCGGTCCGGGCAGGGTGCGGTCCGTCGCGGCCACGGCGACGGCCACCTGGGTATCACTGGGGGGGATGTCGTTGGCTCGCACCGGCCGGGCGATGGCCGAGCTGCTGGAGTGCGGCGACCTCGAGGCGGCGCGACGGCTGCTGCCGTCGTTGTGTGGGCGCGATCCCGGCGGGCTGGACCTGCCCGGCTTGACCCGCGCGGCGCTGGAGTCGGTGGCCGAGAACACCTCCGACGCCGAGGTGGCACCGCTGCTGTGGGCGACGATCGGCGGCGCGCCCGCGGTGCTGATATACCGCGCGGTCAACACGCTGGATTCGATGGTCGGCTACCGCTCGCCGAGGTATCTCCGATTCGGTTGGGCTGCAGCACGATTGGATGATGTAGCCAACTATGCCGGGGCGCGCGCTACCGCGATGCTGGTGGTGCTGTGCGCTCCGCTGGCCGGCGGATCGCCGCTGGGCGCCCTCCGGGCCTGGCGCCGCGACGCCGCGCACCATCCCAGCCCCAACGCCGGCGTCGTGGAGGCGGCCTTCGCCGGGGCGCTGGGCGTGCGGCTCGGCGGGCCCACCCGGTACCCCGACGGGCTGCAGATCCGGCCCACCCTCGGCGACGGCCGTCAGCCCACGGTCGCCGATCTGCGCCGGGCGGTGCTGCTGTCGCGCGCGGTGCAGGCCGGGGCGGCGGTGGGCGTTGGGTTGATGCTCTATCGCCGGCGGCCGTAG